In Streptomyces rapamycinicus NRRL 5491, the genomic stretch GAGGACAACCCCCATGCCCAGCTGGCAGGTTCACCCCCGCCCGAGGCCCTTCTGGACGAGCCGTATCTGGTGCGGCCACTGCGCCGCCACGACTGCCCGCCGGTCGGCGACGGTGCGGCCGCCGTCGTGCTCGCCGCCGGGGACACCGCGCGCCGGCTCTGCCGCCGTCCCGCCTGGATCCGCGGCATGGACCACCGGATGGAGGCGCACGGCCTCGGCGTACGGGACCTCACCCGCTCCCCGTCCAGCCGGCTCGCCGCCGAGCGCGCGGGTGCCTTCGAGACCCCCGTCGACCTGGCCGAACTGCATGCGCCGTTCACCTCACAGGAGCTGATCCTCCGCCGTGAGCTGCGGCTGGGGGAGGACGTACGGGTCAATCCGTCCGGCGGGGCGCTCGCCGCCAACCCCATGATGGCCGCCGGGCTGATCCGCCTCGGTGAGGCCGCCGCCGCCATCCACCGCGGCGCCGCCGACCGGGCCCTCGCCCACGCCACCTCGGGCCCTTGTCTCCAGCAGAACCTGGTGGCCGTCCTGGAAGGGGATGCCTCATGACGAAGGAGCCGGTGGCCGTCGTCGG encodes the following:
- a CDS encoding thiolase domain-containing protein, encoding MREVAIVAFGQSDHRRDTPEISEVEMLMPVLHQVLDAVGLRAGEIDFTCSGSCDYLAGRAFSFTMALDGVGAWPPISESHVEMDGAWALYEAWTRLLTGEAETALVYSYGKSSPGDLREVLTRQLDPYYVAPLWPDSVSLAALQAQALLDAEDTGDTVADERALAGVAVRCRTAAEDNPHAQLAGSPPPEALLDEPYLVRPLRRHDCPPVGDGAAAVVLAAGDTARRLCRRPAWIRGMDHRMEAHGLGVRDLTRSPSSRLAAERAGAFETPVDLAELHAPFTSQELILRRELRLGEDVRVNPSGGALAANPMMAAGLIRLGEAAAAIHRGAADRALAHATSGPCLQQNLVAVLEGDAS